Proteins encoded in a region of the Thunnus maccoyii chromosome 4, fThuMac1.1, whole genome shotgun sequence genome:
- the LOC121896036 gene encoding protein transport protein SEC31-like isoform X2, producing the protein MYSINEYTLILSLLIRKHGAQHSRERGATPLNSDPSKNTKPSELSTAGRERDATYPPTPQGTPSHQEQRRRQQPPPENQPLMQQHCSNEFLGELLSV; encoded by the exons atgtacagCATTAATGAATATACTCTGATATTGTCACTCCTCATAAGGAAACACGGagctcagcacagcagggagAGGGGAGCGACACCACTGAACTCCGACCCCTCAAAGAATACCAAGCCATCAG AGCTTAGcacagcagggagagagagagacgccacttacccccccacccctcaggGAACACCAAGCCATCAG GAGCAAAGAAGGCGACAGCAACCACCACCAGAG AATCAGCCCCTTATGCAGCAACATTGCAGCAACGAGTTTCTGGGAGAACTTCTTTCTGTCTGA
- the LOC121896036 gene encoding uncharacterized protein LOC121896036 isoform X1 — translation MYSINEYTLILSLLIRKHGAQHSRERGATPLNSDPSKNTKPSGTTELSTAGRERDATYPPTPQGTPSHQEQRRRQQPPPENQPLMQQHCSNEFLGELLSV, via the exons atgtacagCATTAATGAATATACTCTGATATTGTCACTCCTCATAAGGAAACACGGagctcagcacagcagggagAGGGGAGCGACACCACTGAACTCCGACCCCTCAAAGAATACCAAGCCATCAG GAACCACAGAGCTTAGcacagcagggagagagagagacgccacttacccccccacccctcaggGAACACCAAGCCATCAG GAGCAAAGAAGGCGACAGCAACCACCACCAGAG AATCAGCCCCTTATGCAGCAACATTGCAGCAACGAGTTTCTGGGAGAACTTCTTTCTGTCTGA